The stretch of DNA AAATACTAGGGtccttagcatttcttttttttttttggtaagttatAGTTGGATGAAGCCTGTTAAACAATCCATATGGGAACTTAGTAACCAGTATCATTATCTTGACTTTCAGAGTAGTCCTGTTCCAAGAAGAACTCTGAAGATGATTCAGCCTTCTGTGGCTGGATCTCTTGTTGGAAGAGAAAATGAGGTGTGTATTATTGGGCTAGAATGGGGTACAGGTGATACTGCCTTTCCattgaaaacatttcaaaggTTTCTTTGGTCAGAACTTTCTAAATCATTgacatttggaaataatttaagaataacAATTGTGTATTGCCCacagaaatcatttttattttaattgttcaaTTTAGGAAGTTCAAAATTGGTAAAGACCTGGGGTGATGTAATAAGTTAAGAGTTAACCTATAGGCAGAATGTTTGATGTTTTGAGAATAAAACATTGTATGTAAATGATGAAATGATGAATGAGGGTTTCTAGGCTTTTGTAGGTTGAAAATAGTGCCTTTCCTTGGTATTGAATTATTTAAACAATAGAAGTAATTCAGCTAAGCCTTAGACCCCAGTCTAATCCAAAAGATTGCTGCAAATAAAATTCCTAAAGTAAAGTATACATTTTGGTAGAATTTTGAATTGTATAATTTCTTAACAGGTAAGAAAAGGTAAGAGATATGAGTACTTCTTTAGTTTGTTAGAGACAAAACCACCCAGCTTTATTGTTCATTGAATCAAAATGTATGATGTACATATTTTCATTATAGTCGGTTAAAGGCTTGTCCAAAAGGAAACAATGGAGTGACCAGTCAATATCAAAGACTTCCGGCTCTGGAGTTCTTACTGTCCCAGAacatagtgaaaataaaaatgttggagGAGTGACCCAAGAAGCATTTGATCTTATGATTACAGgtatgaagagagaaaaaaaaaaaaatatatatatatatatcttaaatttttaaattataatgatgataaatatttcttaaactgtTATGAATTCTGCCCACAGCCTTGTAATcaattagatattttatttttctttttttgataatttaaaatgttttatggttGTAAATATATAAACTACTGTAAATTTGGACAGGTCCTGTTTGGTAAGATCCATGTATGGATAaaattgtgggggaaaaaaagaatagttatTAATATGGCAGTTCTGATATTGGGTTtacaaaacttggaagcaatcttttcagaagaaaaatgtcTGGAGAGTGAATCTGGAAAAAAGATACCAAGAAAATTAAGTATGGGAGCCAACAATAAAGGGAGTGAAGATGAATGAGAAGCGTGTGCCTGTAATAACTAGTGTTTAATGGAATGGCAATAGAACTCAGAAGAGGAAGCTAATGTTACTTTATAAGTATAATcacagaaatggacaaatccaAATTTAAGACCCATGTGAAAATAACTGATCTGGAATTTTCACAGACATCAgtgttaaattgaaaaaaaaaaatgcacaagagttcctgctgtggctcagtgggttaagaacccaattagtatccacgaggatgtggatttgatccctggtctcgctcagtgggttaaggatctggtgttgctgtgagctgtggtgtaggccagcagctgcaggtctaatttgacccctagactaggaacttccatatgctgcaagtgcagccctaaaaaaaagaaaaatagaaagcaaatgtTGCAAACACCTTTATTACTCTAGGTGAAAGTTACATGTCTGTTGTACTTGTGTTGCAATTCTTTTGGAAGATTGAAATCTTCAAAAtgttgagaagaaaagaaaaaatttgatttGGCTTTCTaactttaatctttttaaaatggatattACTAAGGACTGAGtaagactgaattttttaaatagaaaaaaattataggattTTTACAGCAGTATGTAACAGTAATGATTTTTCAAAGTTACATGTAAACCATTAAAGTTTACAAAGTTACATATAaaccattaatttattttagaaaatccaTCCTCTCAATATTGGAAAGAAGTGGCAGAAAAACGGAGGAAGGCTCTCTATGAAACacttaaagaaaatgagaaagtacGTACTGAATATAATTTATGgcatttttaaacattctggGATTATCTTCCATCTGCTGCTTGGGATATTTTATTAGAGCAATATAAACTAGCTTTAATGTTGGCCTAGTAAAGGTCTAATTAGGCAACTCTGTTACCAGAATGATTATACAAAAAGAAGCCTATTGTGTCGAGAGCTAGTGATCACATCTTTGTTAGGAACTTTATGTAATGTGTCTGTCAGTTATATACTTGGAGGCATATGGTTTATATATAATGTGGGAAATCTATGAAATACTAAACTTTTTGGTTTGTGTCACATAGCTTCATAAAGAAATTGAACAAAAGGACAATGAAATTGCCCTCCtgaaaaaggagaataaagaatTGGCAGAAGTAGCAGAACATGTGCAGTATATGGCAGCAGTAATAGAGGTAAGGACTTTAACCTCCTGGTTCAGCGTCATCTGTTTTGCTATGAAATTGAGGCAGTAGTGTGATCAGAAGGTGTTTGGGCTCTAGAATCAGATTTCCTGGTTTTGCATCTTAGCCCCCTGCCTAGGACCATTAAGTTTGGGTCAAGCAGGTTGTGTACCCTCTTGGGGctccattttcctcatctgtaagatgggagtGATACTGCGTACTTTGAGGCTTGTTATGAGAATAATGAGTTGtaatagaaaattgagagaattgCCTGCACATAGTAAGCACCCGATAACTGTTAGATGTCGttactcctagcttgggaacctctgtatgccgcacatgtggccctaaaaagacaaaaaaaaaaaaaaaaaaaaaaaaaaaaaacccaaacaactagtaattggtgtgggagttcccattgtagcacagcggaaatgaatccaattagtaaccatgaggttgtaggtttgatccctggccttgctcagagggttaaggatctggtgttgccatgagctgtggtgtaggtcacagacccaggtcggatctggtgttgctgcggctgtggtgtaggttgcgacccctagcctaggaacttgtatatgcctttggtgtggccctgaaaagcaaaaaaaaaaaaaaaaaagtactaaataaCTTTGGTCATTTTATCTGACTTTTATAAGAATTAGCCTGAAGACTGTGACTTTACTAGTCTTAGCCTAAAAAATAGGTTTTGCTGATGGAAAGGAAGTTTTTCAAATCAAAACTTCCTGTACCGACTCTCTGCTTTACATTTTAGCACCATGACAGGATGTGTgtttaaagtttggaagcacgGCAGTCATTCTCTTAACTGCCATGAAAGTATTGGGCCAGAGCAGATGGGAAGTTAGGAAACCCAGTCCTTTATTGTAGATAGTTTGAGAAGTACTGACTGAAATTGTATTCTGAAAGCCTAtgaatccttttcttttaaaaaaacaaaaaccaaaaaacaaatttttaaacacAGATTTTGTAGAAATGTAATCTAACATGGTAGACACTTTGGTATAACACTGTCAGTGAATTTAATTGAGAGACTTTGTGAAATGAAGCCTCTTTACAACCTCGAGAGCCAGTTATGTCAGCATACTGATAATGGGCTTGGATTATAAAGGTTTTACAATAAATTATTGGTTTATTCTTTAAAAGAGACTGAGTGATGAACCTCTGGATAAATTTGAATCACCGGATAGTCAAGAATTTGATTCTGAAGAGGAAACTGGTGAAGATTCTGAAGTAGAAGACTCAGAAATCGGTACATATG from Sus scrofa isolate TJ Tabasco breed Duroc chromosome 7, Sscrofa11.1, whole genome shotgun sequence encodes:
- the GMNN gene encoding geminin isoform X3 codes for the protein MNPSMKQKQEGIQENVKSSPVPRRTLKMIQPSVAGSLVGRENESVKGLSKRKQWSDQSISKTSGSGVLTVPEHSENKNVGGVTQEAFDLMITENPSSQYWKEVAEKRRKALYETLKENEKLHKEIEQKDNEIALLKKENKELAEVAEHVQYMAAVIERLSDEPLDKFESPDSQEFDSEEETGEDSEVEDSEIGTYDEEVSSSTDAKPST
- the GMNN gene encoding geminin isoform X1 — its product is MCSLLFLTRCIMNPSMKQKQEGIQENVKSSPVPRRTLKMIQPSVAGSLVGRENESVKGLSKRKQWSDQSISKTSGSGVLTVPEHSENKNVGGVTQEAFDLMITENPSSQYWKEVAEKRRKALYETLKENEKLHKEIEQKDNEIALLKKENKELAEVAEHVQYMAAVIERLSDEPLDKFESPDSQEFDSEEETGEDSEVEDSEIGTYDEEVSSSTDAKPST
- the GMNN gene encoding geminin isoform X2, with translation MKPVKQSIWELSNQYHYLDFQSSPVPRRTLKMIQPSVAGSLVGRENESVKGLSKRKQWSDQSISKTSGSGVLTVPEHSENKNVGGVTQEAFDLMITENPSSQYWKEVAEKRRKALYETLKENEKLHKEIEQKDNEIALLKKENKELAEVAEHVQYMAAVIERLSDEPLDKFESPDSQEFDSEEETGEDSEVEDSEIGTYDEEVSSSTDAKPST